The Syngnathoides biaculeatus isolate LvHL_M chromosome 20, ASM1980259v1, whole genome shotgun sequence nucleotide sequence taaaaatgtaatctgatttggatgtcttaggttctctagggttaaaacaaacacacacaccaacaactAAATTCTTTAGGTTTTGTCTGTCAGGGGAATGTTCTCGATTGTCTGAGTGGTTACTTTTTGTTATTACTGTTTTCTGGCGGCGCGGTGGACGACAGTTCTGAccactggggttcaaatcccttcctcgcccgtgtggcgtttgcatgttctcctcgtaccCGTGTAGACTTTCTTCTAAAAACAAGGTTTAACACGGTCAGTGAGTTAAATTATGCCAGTGAGGTAAAGTTACCGACTGAACTAATTAATTGTCTAATACTTGATGGCAGTACATTAATACAGTGATTAATGCATCTCCTGTTTTATGACATTCTTTTTTGTTGGCGtgtcgtgagatttttcaattgtaaaatatgtgccttgactcAAAAAGGTTTAAATATATTGGTCTGTATTTTTCAAgtcaaatcaacattacaaAACGGAAATAATGGGTGCTGACTTCTTGTAATTAAATGACTTTTGTAATAAAGCCTCTTATTCACCGAAATTCGAGGGGATGACTGGACAGAACGAAAGCATGTTTATATACAACAGCTAGAAAGAGTGATAGCAATAGTTTGCTAGGCTACTTAACCTTTTGTTGTCTGCTTGTGAGccatatcatattaaaagtacgtgaacataccttAAGCAAGACTGACACAAACTTCCTCCTCTGTCCTCAGCACTTATGGccaccaacatgttttttttctctcccattttcttctgaTTATCCGGTCAGATCgatccactcgtgttgtcaCCCCCACGGTAATgagtcacatttgagttgacaacgTCATGCCcaatgatggtaaaaaaaaaatggacgaaggtggtattggaatacaagattttattgcagtagtctcaCAGTGCAGTTgcaaaagagcaaatttgtcttgtctgatCCACATGTCTGTTTCATCACAAACTGTCTCTCCTagagtagaagaaaaaaaagctttatctCTATCTTCTTAGGCTtgcttttgttgactttttggtGCTTTGCCATTTTCACTCATGTACTGTTTAACACACAACATCCAAATCTCAATCTTGATATAATTAAGAAGTCCGCTTTTCACTTCGTGTTCTCATCCCTCTTATGTCGCGCAGAACgtgttgtgaaaatgtgtgcaagaaggACTGGAGAGTACGAGGAAGAAGTTTGTGGACctaaaaaggaggaggagccacaaCGTCAACTACTGGACGCAGTGTTCAATCTGCAGCCTCGGATTGTCCTACGCAGAGCAGGTCGGTTCACTTGTTGCATGCAATCTAATTTGAATGATATTCTTCTTTTTGGGCCCCGTTTCATGTTGCATTTTACGGAACATATTATTCACATcccgccctgtgactgactggcgaccagttcagggtagagTCCGCTGTTGAAAAATCTGTTCTGCTCTCACATTGTAGAGAAGCTAAGTTTGACCTACAATATCGTGCCCTGCAAAccgtgacatcacgtgcacgggCTCTATTGCATGcacgacatccatccatccatccttccttccttccttccatccatccatccatccttccttccttccttccttccttccttccttccttccttccttccttccttccttccttccttccttccttccttccttccttcttccttccttccttccttccttccatccatccatccatccatccatccacccgcttatcatcacaagggtcatgggagtgttgaagccaatcccagttgtcatcgggcaggggtcagggtacaccttgaactggttgcgagccagtCACAGAAACAcagtactcacaatcacacttagaggaaaattccagtggtttggattaagaatgtatccaataggtcatgtactgtatcttggtaatgtgatgttaatcctctctcagttaatagtttttttgagaagatttttattggcaactacgaattttcacgggcgccaccattttggtgagtcacatgacctatgtgcgcagATATGACATATAAGTGCCGCAACAAAGAAATCATCGGTGGTTTGGAGTGTCTTCACGTGCGGTAGCACCACAATCTGGCACTGTAAAATAACTTACTGTATTGCAAAATTTTGCCAAAATTTGGATAGAAATAATTCGCGGAATGTTCGGTGGCATGTtctgaaaccggagtgcccggagaaaacctacgcaggcagtgggagaagatgcaaactccacaattctcCGCACGCACGCAGACAAAACTTCATACAAAAAAGAACttccacaaaaatcaaacacgggtcctcagaactgtcaaggccaacgctttaccatatGAGCGACTGTGCTGCTGTTGTGGCGGCAGTAATAATTTgcaccaagccaaagatcatttcattcTCACTTGGACCCCGGCCACTCTGTTggctaaaacaacctttcccacaatataaggcctacctttcactgatgggttctaccatccttcatggccGCGAGTGCTGTCTTCAGTGCAGTCCTCCGCTGGCTCGCCTAAGCGCACTCCAAAATTGATAGGATGAATGTTGTGTCCCGCCGTCGGCCAACTCgcgttcttcatcagatgaggatgaatccgagaaatcagcgctggccacaatGGTTTCCCAACGTAAGCAAGCCTTTGGTGCTACGCATATTATGTCACATCcctgcacgtaggtcatgtgactcaccaaaatagcggcacccatgaaaattcgtaattgccaataaaaatcttctcaaaaaaccATTAACTGAGAggggattaacatcacattatcaagatacagtacgtattacatgacctattgaatacattgttaatccaaaccaccggaatttccctttaaaagcAATTTCGAGGGTCCaatgagtgcatgtttttgggatgtgggagaaaactgtcgtactggagaaaaccgacgcaggcacgggcgacaccatgcaaactcaacagagGCCAGGCTGAGATTGAACCTCaatcctcagaacggtgaggccaatgcaatatagctacagtgaagaaaatatatatttgaaccCCCTGCAATATTGTAAGTTTTCCcgctcagaaatcatggagggatctgaaattttcatcgtagatgcatgtccactgtgagagagataatctataaagaaaaatccaaaaatcacactgtatgattttttttaatgatttatttgtgtgatacagctgcaattaagtatttgaacacagatGAGCTAGAATTGACCCCtacgtacagggcacttaaccacacctcctgaagtgacgtcacgctaaccctaaccctgtgcTAACGTCAGACAATCAATtcgcaaaaagggcggcgcagcaagaaaagaatagagcgaaactgtccgatttaccaactgatttctcactcgcattcttagctaacagtgaaatatcgttgaaaagcagacagcagggcttcaagtttttcagcgaggggtatttcaatggtatttacatgcatatcgacggagaaaccattgatattagtgcgagatctttccagagtcagaggaagaccgagaagccacataatataatatattataacccaaagacgaattcgtcattgacagtttcctattttcgtggtacatatcacacttgtgtacAGAATctatatatgtatctgtatagccgtttgtgaaccgccgtatgaaggaaaagaagaggcgaggcttgatttacgagttgtttctctcgttttctttgtgtaacgtcacgcgctcccctcaataattattcttgaattagtgccgaacctacgtaagtcccgaccgagtatgacaatcactactttagtgtcctcaaacatccttccttcagtattggtgtctcggtgcacgttgaaggcttttaggactgctcgtccggtttagcttagctcattagccgtgaacaaagggacacgtttgtgcagtcagatcatcgcaaaatatcgctcaacacagatcaagtgtgtcaatcattcacacgtagctatgttatgcaagcaaagaattgctaattcatttacatgagacatgtattgaaaatcaaatatagggcataccttcgtgcaaacacagtccggtttaccgtagccgcaaacaaagggacacgtttgtgcagtcagatcatcgcaaaatatcgctcaacacagatcaagtgtgtcaatcattcacatgtagctatattatgctaacgaagaactgctaattcatttatatgagacatgtattgaaaatcaaatatagggcatacctttgtgcaaacaaacaaagtccagtttagcttagctcattagccgtgaacaaagggacacgtttgtgcagtcagatcatcgcaaaatatcgctcaacacacatcaagtgtgtcaatcactcacacgtagctatgttatgcaagcgaagaactgctaattcatttatatgagacatgtattgaaaatcaaatatagggcttacctttgtggaaacatatctgttccggttgatggattcagttgatcatgcggtcttccacaaagtttgatccatcgaagacattgttcgtactcggtcttctgttccggttgattttagatggattctgttgatgatgcggtcttacacaaagttggatccatcaaagacatttttcgtactgggtctttggttttggaaagggtacaaattgaactccaccaactagcctttcaggatacctgtcgtcactattacaaagtccgtgactacacctcttaaccatatctattgttaaagaacccaaatatgcgataaaacgctaacaaaagctatactggaccatacaacattgtctgagggaactgcgggtccaaaaaaggggcgtagtttatgcagatctctggcctctgattggtcagcgttGCAGATGACGCAATTTCGATGGAGGGTCAATTCTGATCCGAGagatctacaaagaaaaatccagaaatcacactgtatgatttttttaatgatttatttgtgtgatacagctgcaattgacccctccatggatattgcgcaatccgcgtcactgaccgaTCAGAggtcagagatctgcataaaccaaagccagtttttgctcccgccattttctcagacaacattgaatggtccagtataggtttagttagcattttatcgcaTATTCGGGTtatataacaaaaaatatggttaagaggtgtagtcacggactttgtaatagtgacgacaggtatcctgaaaggctagttggtggagtttgattcgtaccctttccaaaaccgaagacccagtacgaaaaatgcctttgatggatcaaactttgtggaagaccccaacatcaactaaatccatctaatatcaaccggaacacatgtttgcacgaaggtatgtcttatatttgattttcaatacatgtctcgtataaaggaattcaaagttcttggctagcataacactgctgcgtgtgaacgattgccacacatattctttgttgagcgatatttagcgatgatcggactgcacaaacgtattgatttcttgctggctcacggccgaaagttaaccagactgtgtttgcacgaagatatgccctaaatttgatttttaatacatgtctcgtataaatgaatgagacgttctccgctagcataacattgctacgtgtgaacgattacCACacatattctttgttgagcgatatttagcaatgatcggactgcacaaacgtattgatttcttgctggctcgcagccgaaagttaaccagactgtgtttgcacgaagatataccctaaatttgatttttaatacacgtctcgtataaacgaatgagacattctccgctagcataacattgctacgtgtgaacgattgccacacttattctttgttgagcgatatttagcgatgatcggactgcacaaacgtattgatttcttgctggctcgcggccgaaagttaaccagactgtgtttgcacgaagatatgccctaaatttgattttttaatacacgtctcgtataaatgaatgagacgttctccgctagcataacattgctacgtgtgaatgattgaatgaaatcagaagcatggcgtctctctcagttaagaatgtattgtatttagaatctataatatatcgttgatttgaatgaaatcagaagcatggagtctctctcagttcagaatgtattgtattgtatttgccatttttactgtttgtcttacgtcagcgcacgtggcgtgacgtcacttcaggaggcgtggttaagtgccctgtacggaggggtcaagtaagtatttgaacacctataagctagaattctgaccatcaaagacctgttagtccgcctttaaaactccacctccactccatgtattatcctgaatcagatgcacctgtgtgagggcgttagctgcataaagatacttgtccaccccatacaatcagtaagactcaaacttgtaacaaggccaagaccaaagagctgtccaaagacaccagagataaaataGTACAACtgcacatggctggaaagggctacggagaaattgccaagcagcttggtgaaaaaagatccactgttggagcgatcattagaaaatggaagaagctcaacatgacagtgaatctcaatcggagtgaagccccatgcaagatatcacctcgtggggtctcaatgatccttagaaaggtgaggaatcagcccaggactacccgacaggacttggtcaattatCTCAAAAAAGCTGAGACAACCGTTtccaagtcctctcttgtgtacttgagtcccgtgACGCCCGtgatacacaaaaacacaaacagcaacagAGAGCATTCCTGAGGCAGCTCCAgtggcggcgcgcagtggtgtaTTAGGTTCTTAATCAAAAAATGTAACGTCAGTCAAAACAACCCATTATTGTgagagtgattgacaggtcggaaaggtccttaGTGAATTGCTCAGTAATAACAGCCCATTTCTACTACTACAGTGTGCAGTTAAATATTGCAAACAAACTAAATTTGAGggctttgtgtttgtcatttggtTTGTAGAAATCAGTGAAAATCTTCATCCAGAGCAGCAGCAGTCAATTTCCTGTCAcatcaaagaagaagagaagggtGAAGGGGTTCAGTGCATTCAAGAGGAGAAGCAAGAAATTGTCCAcgtgaaagaggaagagcaggaggaaagcATCCAAGTTCCTGCCACTGTTGTCCaattgaagagtgaagatggtCAAAGTGAGGAGAGTCAAGGGGCGGACCCTCCAAACAGGAACAGCTCAAGTGATGGAGACCATTGTGAAGGATCACAAACAGACggccatgatgatgatgatgattatgatgatgaacaGTCAGATTTGACCTGTCACACTGCCAACAAAAGCTGGAAATGCCCACAGTGTAGGAAAGCGTTTGTTTTTATGAGAAATTTGAAACGACACATGAAAAGACACACAGGTGAGAACCCGTTTTcatgcttagtttgtggtcaaagattcactcagaaaggACACTTAAAAggtcacacaagaacacacagtggtgagaagcctttttcatgcatattttgtggtcaaagattcactctaaagggacatttaaaaactcacacaagaacgcacactggagagAGCCCTTTTCTTGCgcaatttgtggtcaaagattttctCAGAACATTAAACACACAAGAACATTAAATcgacacacaacaacacacactggtaagaaacctttttcctgctcagtttgcaaTCAAAGGTTTTCATGGAAGgcttatttaaaaatacacacaagaacgcacgctggagagaaacctttttcctgcacagtttgtggtcaaagattttctcagaagggaaccttaaaacgacacacaacaacacactcCGGTGAGAaaactttttcctgctcagtgtgCAGTCAAAGATTCTCACGGAAGcaacacttaaaaatacacacaagaacacatacTGGAGAGAAGCCTTATGACTGCTCAACTTGTGGAAAAAGATTCTCTGAAAAAGGAACTTTAAAAAATCACATAaggacacacactggtgagaagccctTTTCTtgcgcagtttgtggtcaaagattttctCAGAAGGAACCTTAAAAcgacacacaacaacacacactggtaagaaacctttttcctgctgaGTTTGCAGTCAAAGGTTTTCAGGGAAGgcttatttaaaaatacacacaagaacacacactggagagaaacctttttcctgcgcaGTTTGTGGTTAAAGATTTTCTCAAAGGGAACCTTAAAATGACACAACACACAcgggtgagaaacctttttcctgctcagtttgcagTCAAAGATTCTCACAGAAGCAACACttaaacatacacacaagaacacacactggagagaagctTTATGACTGCTCaacttgtggtaaaagattctctGAAAAAGGAACTTTAAAAAATCACATAaggacacacactggtgagaagctcTTTTCTTccgcagtttgtggtcaaagattttctCAGAAGGGAACCTGAAAATGACACACAACAACACGTTGGTGATaacctttttcctgcacagcttgtggtcaaagatttgctgataaaggaaaattaaaaccacacacaacaacacacactggtgagaaactttttttttcctgctcagtttgttcTCAAACATTCTCTTCAAAATcaggctcacacacacacacaagtgtgtTGGAAGGAAAAGCCATGATCAAGAAGTTTTTAATGTTAATATGTAAAATGAAAGTAGTTCTCGTTATTGACTGACAATCACAACTCTTCTGTGTGCCAACTTTTATTATTCTATCTTCAccccaaaacaaacatctcTTGTCCCCAAACGGCTTCTGATCTGATTTGACCTTATGTGATCCGTAAAAGCTAAAATATTGTGCTAatcaaaatatatatccatccattttctcagctgcttatcctcacaagggtaacgagagtgctggagcctatcacagatatcttcaggcaggaggaaaGGTACACtcgaaactggttgccagccaatcgcagggcacatagggacagacaacagtcacacaatcacaccttggggcagtttgcagtcttaaatcaatgcatgtttttggtatgtgggaggaaacccacataggcacagggagaacatgcaaattccacacagcccAGGCTGGGATTTTTAACCCCGACctgaagaactgtgaggccaacgctctacagctacgCCATTGTGCAGCCTTTGCcctgtgtgtggatgtgtgtgtggatgtatttgtgtgtgtgtgtgtgtgtgtgtgtgtgtgtgtgtgtgtgtgtgtgtgtggtgtgtgtgtgtgtgtgtgtgtatatatatatatatatatatatatatatatatatatacggaacacacacacatagtcactcacatttgaaaaatgtacgggtgtggtgagtcatgttcgcagataaagttgcaggtgtgattagggatggaatctcaagatcttaaaataacttactggattaatataactgtaaattaaaaattatatgAACACATACTGTAGAACACTTGGACAAGACcaacgcatttggcaaaaaacataccccaatattatatggaatacgcgatagaggacccagttcaaacctattatgttcagtcgccattttggaagattgtggggcatggcaactgtagctaaggggggggcggagctgaagatcgccagtcggaaaggtcctcgtgacgtattgttgtggggggggagCACGCATCGGGATCAACGCAATAAACACCTCGGgtataactgaatttcctttgacatggctcattatgttgatgactttccaCGTAAATGCGCtggcagtacgtgaagcagctctgaacatgcggtttcggcctaacttccgtacatgcacagtacggttaacttgcatttcctgtttccgggtgaatactggttgttttggagcaggcttctTTAGttaccaatgtttatgaaataaactcggaaaataatgtcaagactacacaaaataagcgacgtccttttatatctatttttttctcctcgtaacaaattttacgggcatgatttttcgtgctcgactgtgcagatttgcaagcacGGAGGCACACGAGCACATTTGCgcccgtcaaatgtgagtgactgtttaGGCTGCCTTGAGTAGAAATGTTTACATACACAGTATTTTATGGGGGACATGAAGCCACACTTTCGGTGAGGTTTGCAAGAAAGTGATACTTGTTGCCTGTTGCCATTTTTATGTCATCTGTCAAGTAGGTGgccataccacaaatagcaatggagcgaattgataatTGACTTGTATGgcttgggttcatgtgttgagctgagccctcacaccaactctcaaattgaacaccagatgtcgccaaacaaaattatacttgattgggtcaccagcacggcaaagatctctctgataaacgtagtCTACCCACTGAGCATCTCAGTGTATTGCATatgtataccaaagtcagtaaccttatataaacctgattatttatttatatctttgtagtacatacatatatcggggttagcaaccttaagaacccaattattgtcttgtcattgtattcacatcttatttttgacataaagacagCAACATGATGCAG carries:
- the LOC133493796 gene encoding cilia- and flagella-associated protein 251-like isoform X6 — translated: MCARRTGEYEEEVCGPKKEEEPQRQLLDAVFNLQPRIVLRRAEISENLHPEQQQSISCHIKEEEKGEGVQCIQEEKQEIVHVKEEEQEESIQVPATVVQLKSEDGQSEESQGADPPNRNSSSDGDHCEGSQTDGHDDDDDYDDEQSDLTCHTANKSWKCPQCRKAFVFMRNLKRHMKRHTDITEDLRMKWQEPDPLHIKEEIDEEGPISIKKEKEEKQPHIKQEKEEDTSKFPMTGVPMKSEDEGKSEESRGGEPPSSSLRQHMRRESDGDQNRGSYLGGLLAPLSHHDDLTSESPDTDDDEQCEGSSTAVQLSSVGLALLRTGMFSEKHPKSMMLPPPCFTGGMVFLGWNSSFVFL